A region of the Fischerella sp. PCC 9605 genome:
TGGGGTCTTTCCGGCAAATTAGATAAATTTCATTAAACAAATAAATGAACTGCCTTAGAAGTGAAGCGACGATGAACGGGTAGAGAGACAGTAAAAACAAGTAAAAGGTAAAAGGTAAAAGGATAAATTCCTTTTCCTTTTCCTTTTGATTCCATACCTGATGCTTATTTATTCATATTAGCTTTAGCATCTTTCACTGCGGCAAAGAAAAATAATCCTGTCAGTGGAATGCTGAGTCCTAAGATAATCGCAGTGTTTTGAGTCCCTAAATCAGGTTGCCCAGAACTAAGTTCAAAAATTGAACCTACAGCCGCGATCGCCGCAATACAGGAACAGGCAAGAAACAAACCACTCTTGGGGGTCATTGTATTCACAAGCACACCATCCTATGCAACTGGTTTGACAGTTTGATAGGAAAAGCCATGCTTAGATAACTCTTGCGTCAAAGCCAAAGAGTTTTCTACACGGTCTACAAATACTACACCATTGAGGTGGTCTATTTCGTGCTGAATGCAGCGTCCGAGTAAATCTGATGCCTTCAACGTTTTAGGACGTCCATACTCATCTTTATAGGCTATTTCTACAACTTCGGGGCGCTTCACATCCATGTAAACCCCTGGAATACTTAAACACCCTTCTTGAGCAACGCAGATTTCGCGGCTCACCTGTTTAATTACAGGGTTAATCAACACTAGTGGGGGATTGGCTGGGTTAT
Encoded here:
- the def gene encoding peptide deformylase — its product is MPSEIVVEKKKLQKPPLELHYLGDRVLRQPAKRVAKVDEEIRKVAREMLQTMYSQDGIGLAAPQVGIHKQIIVIDIEPDNPANPPLVLINPVIKQVSREICVAQEGCLSIPGVYMDVKRPEVVEIAYKDEYGRPKTLKASDLLGRCIQHEIDHLNGVVFVDRVENSLALTQELSKHGFSYQTVKPVA